One Lentimicrobium sp. L6 DNA window includes the following coding sequences:
- a CDS encoding DUF1015 domain-containing protein, producing the protein MATIKPFKGFRPTKDIAQQLASLPYDVMNSQEAAQMADGNPYSLLHITRSEIDCPEGIDVHADEVYDKAVENYSKFKENGWLVQDDKPLYYIYAQTMEGRTQYGIVGAASVDDYLNGIIKKHELTRPDKEEDRMIHVRINEANIEPVFFAYPAVEEIDTIVADIVKNQEADYDFTAEDGFGHHFWAITDDAINTKLEELFSTKVPFTYVADGHHRTAAAALVGAEKRKAYPDYTGEEEFNYFLAVHFPDNQLKIIDYNRVVKDLNGHSKDDFLKLLAENFEVKEEGAEIYKPAKLHEFSMYLDGKWYSMTAKEGTYDDNDPIGVLDVTILSNLVLDKLLGIEDLRTSKRIDFVGGIRGLGELSKRVDSGDHEVAFALYAVSMKQLIDIADTNNIMPPKTTWFEPKLRSGLVIHELK; encoded by the coding sequence ATGGCTACTATTAAACCATTCAAGGGCTTTCGCCCAACAAAAGATATTGCTCAGCAATTAGCAAGTTTACCATACGATGTGATGAACTCACAAGAAGCTGCTCAAATGGCAGATGGTAATCCATACTCATTATTACACATCACCAGGAGTGAGATTGATTGCCCAGAAGGTATCGATGTTCATGCTGATGAAGTTTATGACAAAGCAGTAGAGAATTATTCTAAATTTAAAGAAAACGGCTGGCTGGTTCAAGATGACAAACCATTATACTATATATATGCGCAAACCATGGAAGGGCGTACACAATATGGTATCGTTGGCGCTGCTTCAGTTGATGATTATTTAAATGGAATCATCAAGAAACACGAATTAACTCGTCCGGACAAGGAAGAAGATAGAATGATTCACGTTCGTATTAATGAAGCCAATATTGAGCCCGTATTCTTTGCTTATCCAGCGGTAGAAGAAATTGATACTATCGTAGCAGATATCGTTAAAAATCAGGAAGCAGATTATGATTTCACTGCTGAAGATGGTTTTGGGCACCATTTCTGGGCTATTACTGACGATGCAATCAATACTAAACTAGAAGAGCTTTTCTCTACTAAAGTTCCTTTTACTTATGTTGCTGATGGTCACCACCGAACAGCTGCTGCTGCTTTAGTGGGTGCTGAGAAAAGAAAAGCATATCCTGATTATACAGGAGAAGAAGAATTCAACTATTTCTTAGCTGTTCATTTCCCAGATAATCAATTAAAAATTATTGATTATAACCGCGTGGTTAAAGATTTAAATGGTCACAGCAAAGATGATTTCTTAAAATTATTAGCTGAGAACTTCGAAGTAAAAGAGGAAGGTGCAGAAATTTATAAGCCTGCAAAATTACATGAATTCAGCATGTATTTAGATGGCAAATGGTATAGCATGACCGCCAAAGAAGGAACTTATGATGATAACGACCCCATTGGCGTCCTTGATGTAACTATCCTTTCCAATTTAGTTTTAGACAAACTATTAGGAATTGAAGACCTTCGTACCAGTAAGAGAATCGATTTCGTTGGTGGAATTAGAGGACTCGGTGAGTTGAGCAAAAGAGTAGACAGTGGTGATCACGAAGTTGCTTTTGCACTTTATGCCGTAAGCATGAAACAATTAATCGATATTGCTGATACTAATAATATCATGCCTCCAAAAACAACTTGGTTTGAGCCAAAACTCAGAAGTGGATTGGTGATTCATGAATTGAAATAA
- a CDS encoding four helix bundle protein, translated as MENQDFTPSFFRFEDLRVYQKALDYYTWVQINTEMFPHAESNPLVKSFIIDSLEIPSKISEGSSRNKTHFVNCLKDAKTSIRRCVVYTAVAYKSGYFTEDEEQNSRNHLMELTKMIGALIGSLQREREHHSSSARNYEAGNSSNDY; from the coding sequence ATGGAAAATCAGGATTTTACCCCATCATTCTTTCGCTTTGAAGACCTTCGTGTCTATCAAAAGGCTTTAGATTATTATACTTGGGTTCAGATCAATACAGAGATGTTTCCTCATGCCGAATCTAATCCTTTGGTGAAGAGCTTTATCATCGATTCTTTAGAAATACCATCTAAAATTTCGGAAGGCTCCTCAAGAAACAAAACACATTTTGTAAACTGCCTGAAAGATGCAAAAACATCAATCCGACGCTGCGTTGTCTATACTGCTGTTGCATATAAATCGGGATATTTTACAGAAGATGAAGAGCAGAATAGCCGCAATCATTTGATGGAATTAACCAAAATGATTGGTGCACTCATTGGTAGTTTACAAAGAGAAAGAGAACATCATTCTTCCAGTGCTAGAAATTATGAAGCTGGGAACAGCTCCAATGATTATTAA